In Triplophysa rosa linkage group LG7, Trosa_1v2, whole genome shotgun sequence, the following proteins share a genomic window:
- the LOC130556728 gene encoding nuclear factor of activated T-cells, cytoplasmic 2 isoform X1: MNNIYDNIDGQDELDFPLLFLYNQPDLPPDDQADEFIAPSDHGTNPTSPCVHDDPSLYSDDSVSQLSHRLPSNDLLTYEQSDLRHSFGHAAHPGALQGNRPRIEITCSDLHHHRDHVHTSPVNINRPMLTVPGYDMPYRESQCLSPASSTSSTSWHSDGCSPCMSPNGSGGAGMAAVTEALQAIQASGSPNTSPRTSITEDTFLDHRSSSPRSRSASPQGKRTYHQYQTQRSPSPCCGPDEPREFCGHLANLEDSLNHLGSGLMKPIPTKMVRSSQEYSVYTENHASLFSSVPEVKKQFTVESCYFIPSANWSSQTLAGVCSMPASALPALDWSLPGRTEQYELRVEVQPRQHHRAHYETEGSRGAVKASSSGHPVVQLRGYSGREPLALQIFIGTADDRNLRPHAFYQVHRITGKTVTTSCQERMLNGTKVLEVPLEPKENMRAIIDCAGILKLRNADIELRKGETDVGRKNTRVKLVFRVHVPQSTGQWLSLQVASHTIECSQRSAVEKPTVDHQDSDHCSVLGGLQMVLRGQNFTSETRVVFYEKTHGDLQTWEAEAKLYRDKSTANQLFLEIPPYREPNIYHPVKVNFHVLNSKKNCSPAHHFTYTPLSVPQIKAEPVENYQYAQLGCVVRPVMGLSPPSCRLADGCMLPSGRSHSSMYPTAHFQHPPAHYQLEHAVPGGSPGHSSCMPVTRGTTSLSQFGPNVYQNTTVSDGIQAAASLFPTLDVSELCSGEGHQRAYGAGRSPPVHSHPHTYLTIQHQRTSSPVRLNIKQENLDQAFLDDVNAVIRKDLVHKNDF, from the exons ATGAATAATATATACGACAACATCGACGGTCAAGACGAGCTGGACTTTCCTTTACTCTTCCTGTACAACCAACCTGATTTACCTCCAGATGATCAAG ccgatgaGTTTATTGCCCCCAGCGACCACGGCACCAATCCAACATCCCCCTGTGTTCACGATGATCCGTCTCTGTACAGCGACGACTCTGTGTCCCAGCTCTCTCACCGTCTGCCGTCCAATGACCTTCTCACCTACGAGCAGTCGGACCTCAGACATTCATTTGGTCACGCCGCCCATCCCGGAGCCCTCCAGGGCAACAGGCCTAGAATCGAGATCACCTGCTCCGACCTGCACCACCACCGCGATCATGTGCACACCAGCCCCGTGAACATCAATCGGCCCATGCTCACCGTGCCCGGGTACGACATGCCCTACAGGGAGAGCCAGTGCCTCAGCCCGGCCAGCAGCACCTCTTCCACTAGCTGGCATTCGGACGGCTGCTCCCCCTGCATGTCTCCCAACGGAAGCGGAGGGGCGGGCATGGCCGCTGTGACTGAAGCGCTCCAGGCCATCCAAGCTTCTGGCTCTCCAAACACGTCTCCTCGCACCAGCATCACCGAAGACACCTTTCTGGACCACCGCTCGTCCTCCCCGCGCTCCCGTTCGGCCTCTCCGCAGGGCAAACGCACCTATCACCAGTACCAGACGCAGAGGTCTCCGAGTCCCTGCTGTGGACCGGACGAGCCGCGGGAGTTTTGCGGTCATCTCGCCAACCTGGAAGATTCTTTGAACCACCTCGGCAGCGGCCTGATGAAACCCATCCCTACCAAGATGGTCCGATCCAGTCAAGAGTATTCCGTCTACACGGAAAACCACGCAAGCCTGTTCTCGTCCGTGCCTGAGGTGAAAAAGCAGTTCACCGTGGAATCTTGCTATTTCATCCCGTCTGCCAACTGGTCCAGTCAGACGCTGGCAGGGGTTTGTAG TATGCCAGCGTCCGCCCTGCCGGCGTTAGATTGGTCTCTCCCCGGCCGGACGGAGCAGTACGAGCTGAGGGTGGAGGTTCAGCCCAGACAGCATCATCGAGCTCATTATGAGACGGAGGGCAGTCGAGGGGCCGTCAAAGCCTCTTCCAGCGGTCATCCTGTGGTTCAG TTACGAGGATACAGCGGGAGAGAGCCGCTCGCTCTACAGATCTTCATCGGTACGGCTGATGACAGGAATCTCCGACCTCACGCCTTCTATCAGGTTCACCGGATCACCGGCAAAACTGTGACCACCAGCTGTCAAGAACGCATGCTGAACGGAACCAAAGTTCTAGAAGTTCCGCTGGAACCCAAAGAGAACATGCGTGCCAT AATCGACTGCGCTGGTATCCTGAAGTTGAGGAATGCCGACATCGAGTTGAGGAAAGGAGAAACGGACGTCGGGCGGAAGAACACTCGAGTCAAACTGGTGTTCCGCGTTCATGTTCCTCAGTCGACGGGTCAATGGCTCTCTCTCCAAGTGGCATCGCACACCATCGAGTGCT CTCAAAGGTCGGCTGTTGAAAAGCCCACAGTAGATCATCAGGATTCAGATCACTGTTCTGTTCTGGGTGGACTTCAGATGGTCCTCAGAGGCCAGAACTTCACATCTGAGACCAGAGTCGTCTTCTATGAGAAAACCCACG GTGACTTACAGACATGGGAGGCCGAGGCAAAGCTTTACCGAGATAAAAGCACAGCT AATCAGCTGTTTTTGGAAATCCCTCCGTATCGTGAGCCCAACATCTATCACCCGGTTAAAGTCAACTTCCACGTGCTGAACAGCAAGAAGAACTGCAGCCCAGCTCATCACTTCACCTACACGCCACTGTCAG TGCCACAGATTAAGGCAGAGCCTGTGGAGAATTACCAGTACGCCCAGTTGGGCTGTGTTGTGCGTCCGGTTATGGGCTTGTCTCCGCCCTCATGCCGTTTGGCCGACGGCTGCATGTTGCCCAGCGGACGCTCCCACTCCAGCATGTACCCCACTGCCCACTTTCAACACCCGCCCGCACACTACCAGCTGGAGCATGCGGTGCCGGGGGGCTCCCCGGGTCACTCTTCATGTATGCCGGTCACACGTGGCACGACCTCACTGTCTCAGTTCGGACCGAACGTCTACCAGAACACCACAGTAAGTGACGGCATCCAAGCGGCCGCCTCCCTGTTTCCGACCCTGGACGTGTCCGAGCTCTGCTCAGGGGAGGGTCATCAGAGGGCGTACGGCGCAGGGAGATCTCCACCGGTCCACAGTCATCCACACACATACCTGACCATTCAACATCAGAGAACCAGCAGCCCGGTGAGACTCAACATAAAACAAGAGAACCTGGACCAGGCCTTCCTGGATGATG TGAATGCTGTTATAAGAAAGGACCTCGttcataaaaatgatttctga
- the ube2c gene encoding ubiquitin-conjugating enzyme E2 C, which yields MASQNMDPAAAASTAARKGSETTGSVSKGSVSKRLQQELMTLMMSGDKGISAFPESDNLFKWIGTIDGAQGTVYEGLRYKLSLEFPSGYPYNAPRVKFITACFHPNVDENGFICLDILKDKWSALYDVRSILLSIQSLLGEPNNDSPLNSAAAELWDDQEAFKAHLRATYKN from the exons ATGGCCTCACAGAATATGGATCCCGCTGCTGCCGCTTCAACCGCAGCGCGTAAAGGAAGCGAGACGACCGGAAGTGTGTCTAAAGGCTCGGTCTCCAAAAG ACTTCAGCAAGAACTGATGACACTAATG ATGTCAGGAGACAAGGGGATTTCAGCGTTTCCAGAATCTGACAATCTGTTCAAATGGATCGGAACAATAGATGGAGCTCAGGGAACG GTTTATGAAGGTTTGAGGTATAAACTTTCACTGGAGTTTCCTAGCGGGTACCCCTACAACGCCCCACGGGTGAAATTCATCACGGCTTGTTTCCACCCAAATGTTGATGAGAATGGCTTCATCTGCCTAGACATTTTAAAGGACAAGTGGTCTGCGCTTTATGATGTCCGCTCTATATTACTGTCTATTCAGAGTCTGCTAGGAG AACCCAACAATGATAGTCCATTGAATTCCGCTGCTGCAGAATTATGGGATGACCAAGAAG CCTTCAAAGCCCATTTGCGCGCAACCTACAAGAATTGA
- the LOC130556728 gene encoding nuclear factor of activated T-cells, cytoplasmic 2 isoform X2 has protein sequence MNNIYDNIDGQDELDFPLLFLYNQPDLPPDDQADEFIAPSDHGTNPTSPCVHDDPSLYSDDSVSQLSHRLPSNDLLTYEQSDLRHSFGHAAHPGALQGNRPRIEITCSDLHHHRDHVHTSPVNINRPMLTVPGYDMPYRESQCLSPASSTSSTSWHSDGCSPCMSPNGSGGAGMAAVTEALQAIQASGSPNTSPRTSITEDTFLDHRSSSPRSRSASPQGKRTYHQYQTQRSPSPCCGPDEPREFCGHLANLEDSLNHLGSGLMKPIPTKMVRSSQEYSVYTENHASLFSSVPEVKKQFTVESCYFIPSANWSSQTLAGVCSMPASALPALDWSLPGRTEQYELRVEVQPRQHHRAHYETEGSRGAVKASSSGHPVVQLRGYSGREPLALQIFIGTADDRNLRPHAFYQVHRITGKTVTTSCQERMLNGTKVLEVPLEPKENMRAIIDCAGILKLRNADIELRKGETDVGRKNTRVKLVFRVHVPQSTGQWLSLQVASHTIECSQRSAVEKPTVDHQDSDHCSVLGGLQMVLRGQNFTSETRVVFYEKTHGDLQTWEAEAKLYRDKSTANQLFLEIPPYREPNIYHPVKVNFHVLNSKKNCSPAHHFTYTPLSVPQIKAEPVENYQYAQLGCVVRPVMGLSPPSCRLADGCMLPSGRSHSSMYPTAHFQHPPAHYQLEHAVPGGSPGHSSCMPVTRGTTSLSQFGPNVYQNTTVSDGIQAAASLFPTLDVSELCSGEGHQRAYGAGRSPPVHSHPHTYLTIQHQRTSSP, from the exons ATGAATAATATATACGACAACATCGACGGTCAAGACGAGCTGGACTTTCCTTTACTCTTCCTGTACAACCAACCTGATTTACCTCCAGATGATCAAG ccgatgaGTTTATTGCCCCCAGCGACCACGGCACCAATCCAACATCCCCCTGTGTTCACGATGATCCGTCTCTGTACAGCGACGACTCTGTGTCCCAGCTCTCTCACCGTCTGCCGTCCAATGACCTTCTCACCTACGAGCAGTCGGACCTCAGACATTCATTTGGTCACGCCGCCCATCCCGGAGCCCTCCAGGGCAACAGGCCTAGAATCGAGATCACCTGCTCCGACCTGCACCACCACCGCGATCATGTGCACACCAGCCCCGTGAACATCAATCGGCCCATGCTCACCGTGCCCGGGTACGACATGCCCTACAGGGAGAGCCAGTGCCTCAGCCCGGCCAGCAGCACCTCTTCCACTAGCTGGCATTCGGACGGCTGCTCCCCCTGCATGTCTCCCAACGGAAGCGGAGGGGCGGGCATGGCCGCTGTGACTGAAGCGCTCCAGGCCATCCAAGCTTCTGGCTCTCCAAACACGTCTCCTCGCACCAGCATCACCGAAGACACCTTTCTGGACCACCGCTCGTCCTCCCCGCGCTCCCGTTCGGCCTCTCCGCAGGGCAAACGCACCTATCACCAGTACCAGACGCAGAGGTCTCCGAGTCCCTGCTGTGGACCGGACGAGCCGCGGGAGTTTTGCGGTCATCTCGCCAACCTGGAAGATTCTTTGAACCACCTCGGCAGCGGCCTGATGAAACCCATCCCTACCAAGATGGTCCGATCCAGTCAAGAGTATTCCGTCTACACGGAAAACCACGCAAGCCTGTTCTCGTCCGTGCCTGAGGTGAAAAAGCAGTTCACCGTGGAATCTTGCTATTTCATCCCGTCTGCCAACTGGTCCAGTCAGACGCTGGCAGGGGTTTGTAG TATGCCAGCGTCCGCCCTGCCGGCGTTAGATTGGTCTCTCCCCGGCCGGACGGAGCAGTACGAGCTGAGGGTGGAGGTTCAGCCCAGACAGCATCATCGAGCTCATTATGAGACGGAGGGCAGTCGAGGGGCCGTCAAAGCCTCTTCCAGCGGTCATCCTGTGGTTCAG TTACGAGGATACAGCGGGAGAGAGCCGCTCGCTCTACAGATCTTCATCGGTACGGCTGATGACAGGAATCTCCGACCTCACGCCTTCTATCAGGTTCACCGGATCACCGGCAAAACTGTGACCACCAGCTGTCAAGAACGCATGCTGAACGGAACCAAAGTTCTAGAAGTTCCGCTGGAACCCAAAGAGAACATGCGTGCCAT AATCGACTGCGCTGGTATCCTGAAGTTGAGGAATGCCGACATCGAGTTGAGGAAAGGAGAAACGGACGTCGGGCGGAAGAACACTCGAGTCAAACTGGTGTTCCGCGTTCATGTTCCTCAGTCGACGGGTCAATGGCTCTCTCTCCAAGTGGCATCGCACACCATCGAGTGCT CTCAAAGGTCGGCTGTTGAAAAGCCCACAGTAGATCATCAGGATTCAGATCACTGTTCTGTTCTGGGTGGACTTCAGATGGTCCTCAGAGGCCAGAACTTCACATCTGAGACCAGAGTCGTCTTCTATGAGAAAACCCACG GTGACTTACAGACATGGGAGGCCGAGGCAAAGCTTTACCGAGATAAAAGCACAGCT AATCAGCTGTTTTTGGAAATCCCTCCGTATCGTGAGCCCAACATCTATCACCCGGTTAAAGTCAACTTCCACGTGCTGAACAGCAAGAAGAACTGCAGCCCAGCTCATCACTTCACCTACACGCCACTGTCAG TGCCACAGATTAAGGCAGAGCCTGTGGAGAATTACCAGTACGCCCAGTTGGGCTGTGTTGTGCGTCCGGTTATGGGCTTGTCTCCGCCCTCATGCCGTTTGGCCGACGGCTGCATGTTGCCCAGCGGACGCTCCCACTCCAGCATGTACCCCACTGCCCACTTTCAACACCCGCCCGCACACTACCAGCTGGAGCATGCGGTGCCGGGGGGCTCCCCGGGTCACTCTTCATGTATGCCGGTCACACGTGGCACGACCTCACTGTCTCAGTTCGGACCGAACGTCTACCAGAACACCACAGTAAGTGACGGCATCCAAGCGGCCGCCTCCCTGTTTCCGACCCTGGACGTGTCCGAGCTCTGCTCAGGGGAGGGTCATCAGAGGGCGTACGGCGCAGGGAGATCTCCACCGGTCCACAGTCATCCACACACATACCTGACCATTCAACATCAGAGAACCAGCAGCCCG TGA
- the manbal gene encoding protein MANBAL codes for MSGDLDLSPPEVPEPTLLESLLRYGLFLGAIFQLICILAIIIPSSKSHEQVETPEPVDLRGFEQNKKPKAPVQQIRQKLKKESKKKR; via the exons atgtctggagatcTGGATCTGTCTCCTCCGGAAGTTCCTGAGCCAACACTCCTCGAGAGTCTTCTGCGTTACGGTCTCTTCTTAGGGGCCATTTTTCAGCTTATCTGCATTTTAGCCATAATAATACCCTCATCCAAGAGCCACGAGCAG GTAGAGACCCCGGAGCCGGTTGATTTGCGAGGTTTTGAGCAGAACAAGAAGCCAAAGGCACCTGTTCAACAAATCCGACAGAAACTGAAAAAGGAGAGCAAGAAAAAGCGCTAG
- the LOC130556678 gene encoding deoxynucleotidyltransferase terminal-interacting protein 1 isoform X3 yields MTFELNPWNMMIKHRQVHRRGRRSQMTVSYTDPVISMDLLRTVLQPSFNEDILAVFRKYMKFFEKAASNVKENVGGDVQPDQLIRDVCRNCLEHAKQLFPETEKTAPKPSYDPAVKRSRQPDDISGQRDSPIPKKRKGRPPGPVTSYDRPAQYSTPAKPKTSEPIKREGPKWNPSRLNESSKFVLGSRANKALGMGGTRGRIYIKHAELVKYAADAQDKHWLSERQHMRATGGKMAYLLIEEDILDLARSEDYKDCPDLKLDELKPFSVPIWMVEKMQKAMEAQKSESDAVV; encoded by the exons atgacctttgaaCTG AATCCCTGGAACATGATGATCAAACACAGACAGGTACATCGCAGAGGCCGACGCTCACAAATGACTGTCAG TTATACAGATCCGGTCATTTCCATGGATCTCTTGCGGACGGTTCTTCAGCCCAGCTTCAATGAAGATATCCTTGCAGTGTTTAGAAAATATATGAAG TTTTTTGAGAAGGCCGCCAGTAACGTGAAAGAGAACGTCGGTGGAGACGTCCAGCCGGATCAGCTCATCAGAGACGTGTGCCGAAACTGCCTGGAACAT GCCAAACAACTTTTTCCTGAGACTGAGAAAACTGCTCCAAAACCTAGTTATGACCCCGCAGTAAAG CGTTCACGACAGCCAGACGACATCTCTGGACAGAGAGACAGCCCCATTCCGAAAAAG aGGAAAGGTCGTCCCCCTGGTCCAGTGACATCATACGATAGACCGGCCCAGTACAGCACGCC AGCTAAACCTAAAACATCTGAACCAATAAAGCGAGAAGGTCCCAAG TGGAACCCGTCCAGGTTGAATGAGAGCAGCAAATTTGTTCTTGGATCCAGAGCTAATAA AGCTTTGGGAATGGGCGGCACAAGAGGAAGAATCTACATCAAACATGCAGAGCTCGTCAAG TACGCTGCTGACGCCCAGGACAAACACTGGCTTTCTGAGAGACAACACATGAGAGCAACAGGTGGAAAAATG GCGTATCTGCTTATAGAAGAGGATATTCTGGATCTGGCCCGAAGTGAAGACTACAA AGACTGTCCTGACTTGAAGCTGGATGAACTGAAACCATTTTCAGTGCCCATATGGATGGTGGAGAAGATGCAGAAGGCCATGGAAGCGCAGAAATCTGAAAGTGATGCTGTTGTTTGA
- the zgc:109913 gene encoding regulator of G-protein signaling 9-binding protein: MNRWRQSVVEIQSRKREVNECEQAQAALSKVTACFQQMATSLGTNADGSCLREELEETRTLAHRICTGLHRRLLALLIELEQGQEDKEQVERLWVNFLSSLEHFQQDLRKVRILREFFPLTQRKDRQALVNTGFAGGTSEVAARAAMVQTPWLSAEETLCPVLKSHVEEIDVLLEEMLQRVNVPLWSVEPTQEAWVEGCSNQDDDDESLEETMEVEVVSQKNTSGCCHHQNCKVGCLLCLLS, encoded by the exons ATGAATCGCTGGCGGCAATCCGTGGTGGAGATCCAATCCAGAAAGAGAGAGGTGAACGAATGCGAGCAGGCGCAAGCGGCCTTGAGCAAGGTGACGGCATGCTTCCAGCAAATGGCCACCTCTCTGGGGACCAACGCAGATGGCAGCTGCCTTAGAGAAGAACTGGAAGAAACCAGGACACTGGCTCATCGAATATGCACAG GGCTTCACAGGAGGTTACTCGCTCTACTGATAGAACTAGAACAAGGACAGGAGGACAAAGAACAGGTTGAGCGACTTTGGGTGAACTTCCTCTCCAGCTTGGAACATTTCCAGCAAGACCTCAGAAAGGTCAGAATCCTGCGAGAGTTTTTCCCCCTCACCCAACGCAAAGATCGACAGGCCCTCGTGAACACAGGATTCGCAGGCGGCACCTCAGAAGTAGCGGCGCGGGCGGCCATGGTGCAGACCCCGTGGTTATCCGCAGAGGAGACGCTGTGCCCGGTCCTCAAGAGTCATGTGGAAGAGATCGACGTTCTGCTGGAGGAAATGCTCCAGAGAGTGAATGTGCCACTGTGGTCAGTTGAACCCACACAAGAAGCTTGGGTTGAGGGCTGCTCCAAccaagatgatgatgatgagagcCTGGAGGAGACGATGGAAGTAGAAGTTGTGTCTCAAAAGAATACATCAGGCTGTTGTCATCACCAAAACTGTAAAGTGGGATGTCTGCTATGTCTGCTGAGCTAG
- the LOC130556678 gene encoding deoxynucleotidyltransferase terminal-interacting protein 1 isoform X1 has product MLMMGAQRSEGRRDWLQQDFSEQHIQTANPWNMMIKHRQVHRRGRRSQMTVSYTDPVISMDLLRTVLQPSFNEDILAVFRKYMKFFEKAASNVKENVGGDVQPDQLIRDVCRNCLEHAKQLFPETEKTAPKPSYDPAVKRSRQPDDISGQRDSPIPKKRKGRPPGPVTSYDRPAQYSTPAKPKTSEPIKREGPKWNPSRLNESSKFVLGSRANKALGMGGTRGRIYIKHAELVKYAADAQDKHWLSERQHMRATGGKMAYLLIEEDILDLARSEDYKDCPDLKLDELKPFSVPIWMVEKMQKAMEAQKSESDAVV; this is encoded by the exons ATG TTAATGATGGGGGCTCAGAGAAGTGAGGGTCGCAGGGACTGGCTTCAGCAGGACTTCAGTGAGCAGCACATACAGACTGCG AATCCCTGGAACATGATGATCAAACACAGACAGGTACATCGCAGAGGCCGACGCTCACAAATGACTGTCAG TTATACAGATCCGGTCATTTCCATGGATCTCTTGCGGACGGTTCTTCAGCCCAGCTTCAATGAAGATATCCTTGCAGTGTTTAGAAAATATATGAAG TTTTTTGAGAAGGCCGCCAGTAACGTGAAAGAGAACGTCGGTGGAGACGTCCAGCCGGATCAGCTCATCAGAGACGTGTGCCGAAACTGCCTGGAACAT GCCAAACAACTTTTTCCTGAGACTGAGAAAACTGCTCCAAAACCTAGTTATGACCCCGCAGTAAAG CGTTCACGACAGCCAGACGACATCTCTGGACAGAGAGACAGCCCCATTCCGAAAAAG aGGAAAGGTCGTCCCCCTGGTCCAGTGACATCATACGATAGACCGGCCCAGTACAGCACGCC AGCTAAACCTAAAACATCTGAACCAATAAAGCGAGAAGGTCCCAAG TGGAACCCGTCCAGGTTGAATGAGAGCAGCAAATTTGTTCTTGGATCCAGAGCTAATAA AGCTTTGGGAATGGGCGGCACAAGAGGAAGAATCTACATCAAACATGCAGAGCTCGTCAAG TACGCTGCTGACGCCCAGGACAAACACTGGCTTTCTGAGAGACAACACATGAGAGCAACAGGTGGAAAAATG GCGTATCTGCTTATAGAAGAGGATATTCTGGATCTGGCCCGAAGTGAAGACTACAA AGACTGTCCTGACTTGAAGCTGGATGAACTGAAACCATTTTCAGTGCCCATATGGATGGTGGAGAAGATGCAGAAGGCCATGGAAGCGCAGAAATCTGAAAGTGATGCTGTTGTTTGA
- the LOC130556730 gene encoding E3 ubiquitin-protein ligase RNF182, with the protein MNLPKSFLQKTRASENIPQVVFPQPCLIQSFAPALSAGPLAPSLRMSQKSDSEAEGSQAPVRYTVEELECKICYNRYDTRARKPKVLSCLHRVCTKCLKKMVELDSSPSIISCPFCRHETHVPDEEIWLLQDDSNILAILTYQDRARKGGTTPSDEVLLTPNSLSGGEQAHSSSDCLVITIMEVPGESQSSDSMSMLNMVRLYRPASLDSLPCHLPVQKCRAWTSRSIPRFLMGVLCLVYFSSLPLGIYLLMIQQLTMGVILVSLVPSTLVLCVFYGFCQCLCHEIMAAIAT; encoded by the coding sequence atgaatttgccCAAGTCTTTTTTGCAAAAAACAAGAGCCAgcgagaacattcctcaggtgGTGTTTCCACAGCCTTGCCTGATTCAATCGTTCGCACCTGCTCTCTCTGCCGGTCCCCTCGCTCCATCTCTCAGGATGAGTCAGAAGTCAGACTCGGAGGCCGAGGGCTCCCAGGCACCCGTGCGTTACACGGTGGAGGAACTGGAATGCAAGATCTGCTACAACCGCTACGACACGCGTGCCCGCAAACCTAAAGTGTTGAGCTGCCTGCACCGCGTCTGCACCAAGTGTCTGAAGAAGATGGTGGAGCTGGACTCCTCTCCGAGCATCATCAGCTGCCCCTTCTGTCGCCACGAGACGCACGTCCCCGACGAGGAGATCTGGCTGCTTCAAGACGACAGCAACATCCTGGCCATTCTTACGTATCAGGACCGGGCACGTAAGGGCGGCACCACGCCCAGCGACGAGGTCCTCCTGACGCCCAACAGCCTCAGCGGAGGAGAGCAAGCGCACAGCTCGTCCGACTGCCTCGTCATCACCATCATGGAAGTCCCCGGGGAGTCTCAGTCCTCGGATTCTATGAGCATGCTGAACATGGTGCGCTTGTATCGGCCGGCCAGTCTGGACTCCTTGCCTTGCCACTTGCCCGTGCAGAAGTGCCGGGCGTGGACGTCCCGCTCGATCCCGCGCTTCCTGATGGGCGTCCTCTGTTTGGTGTACTTCAGCTCTCTGCCGCTGGGGATCTACTTGCTGATGATCCAGCAGCTCACGATGGGAGTGATTCTGGTCAGCCTGGTGCCCTCCACGCTGGTCCTCTGTGTATTCTACGGCTTTTGCCAGTGTCTGTGCCACGAGATTATGGCGGCCATCGCCACATGA
- the LOC130556678 gene encoding deoxynucleotidyltransferase terminal-interacting protein 1 isoform X2, translated as MMGAQRSEGRRDWLQQDFSEQHIQTANPWNMMIKHRQVHRRGRRSQMTVSYTDPVISMDLLRTVLQPSFNEDILAVFRKYMKFFEKAASNVKENVGGDVQPDQLIRDVCRNCLEHAKQLFPETEKTAPKPSYDPAVKRSRQPDDISGQRDSPIPKKRKGRPPGPVTSYDRPAQYSTPAKPKTSEPIKREGPKWNPSRLNESSKFVLGSRANKALGMGGTRGRIYIKHAELVKYAADAQDKHWLSERQHMRATGGKMAYLLIEEDILDLARSEDYKDCPDLKLDELKPFSVPIWMVEKMQKAMEAQKSESDAVV; from the exons ATGATGGGGGCTCAGAGAAGTGAGGGTCGCAGGGACTGGCTTCAGCAGGACTTCAGTGAGCAGCACATACAGACTGCG AATCCCTGGAACATGATGATCAAACACAGACAGGTACATCGCAGAGGCCGACGCTCACAAATGACTGTCAG TTATACAGATCCGGTCATTTCCATGGATCTCTTGCGGACGGTTCTTCAGCCCAGCTTCAATGAAGATATCCTTGCAGTGTTTAGAAAATATATGAAG TTTTTTGAGAAGGCCGCCAGTAACGTGAAAGAGAACGTCGGTGGAGACGTCCAGCCGGATCAGCTCATCAGAGACGTGTGCCGAAACTGCCTGGAACAT GCCAAACAACTTTTTCCTGAGACTGAGAAAACTGCTCCAAAACCTAGTTATGACCCCGCAGTAAAG CGTTCACGACAGCCAGACGACATCTCTGGACAGAGAGACAGCCCCATTCCGAAAAAG aGGAAAGGTCGTCCCCCTGGTCCAGTGACATCATACGATAGACCGGCCCAGTACAGCACGCC AGCTAAACCTAAAACATCTGAACCAATAAAGCGAGAAGGTCCCAAG TGGAACCCGTCCAGGTTGAATGAGAGCAGCAAATTTGTTCTTGGATCCAGAGCTAATAA AGCTTTGGGAATGGGCGGCACAAGAGGAAGAATCTACATCAAACATGCAGAGCTCGTCAAG TACGCTGCTGACGCCCAGGACAAACACTGGCTTTCTGAGAGACAACACATGAGAGCAACAGGTGGAAAAATG GCGTATCTGCTTATAGAAGAGGATATTCTGGATCTGGCCCGAAGTGAAGACTACAA AGACTGTCCTGACTTGAAGCTGGATGAACTGAAACCATTTTCAGTGCCCATATGGATGGTGGAGAAGATGCAGAAGGCCATGGAAGCGCAGAAATCTGAAAGTGATGCTGTTGTTTGA